Proteins from a genomic interval of Lycium ferocissimum isolate CSIRO_LF1 chromosome 2, AGI_CSIRO_Lferr_CH_V1, whole genome shotgun sequence:
- the LOC132047056 gene encoding protein IMPAIRED IN BABA-INDUCED STERILITY 1-like isoform X1, which produces MGCVSSKQATSHSPVHDSSVTVDNVDHVLHIKAGFAPLEKIKEEPEKEGEDSVRRFSGKLRGSKKGNNAEKKASGFSIKFGRLTEGEHLAAGWPVWLTAVAGEAIDGWMPLKSNMFQKLEKIGQGTYSSVYRARDIENGQMVALKKVRFDNFQPDSVRFMAREIAILRKLDHPNIMKLEGIITSRLSCSIYLVFEYMEHDLSGLLSCPDIKFSDSQIKCYMQQLLSGLEHCHSRGIMHRDIKVSNILVNNEGILKIADFGLANFLSSRHKQPLTSRVVTLWYRPPELLLGSTSYGVTVDLWSVGCVFAELFFGRPLLKGRTEVEQLHKIFKLCGTPPDDYWKRSKLPLATMFKPKQPYDSTLRDRCKELPKTAVNLIETLLSIDPHKRGTASSALKSEYFNTKPYACDSSSLPKYPPNKEIDAKFREEARRKRGSSTVQASETSRNSRKTRRALQEPSNFCKVVPTEEVEANGHGSHRNHGSNAYISKGRRATVSRISMKPLNDTVSETSQMTHESQGDSTILSVPVQMPESSGFAWAKKGKQDSTATRLYPPPNSRSQKLSAFDPSGVLHAGVTFDSNMQDNDDFLRRTHTFKHSNHRKHGHHERPDSFDSSEQELPMDYDGQQGRVGFSGPLLCQSQKFDSKQDNQIRKAGHRSRFYGDV; this is translated from the exons ATGGGTTGCGTCAGCTCTAAGCAAGCCACGTCCCATTCCCCGGTCCACGATTCGTCGGTGACTGTTGACAATGTTGATCATGTTTTGCATATTAAAGCTGGTTTTGCCCCTTTGGAGAAGATCAAAGAGGAGCCTGAGAAAGAAGGCGAGGATTCTGTTCGTCGATTTTCAGGAAAATTGAGAGGTtctaaaaaaggaaataatgcTGAAAAAAAGGCGTCGGGTTTTAGTATTAAATTTGGGAGGTTAACTGAAGGTGAACATTTGGCTGCTGGATGGCCTGTTTGGCTGACTGCCGTTGCTGGTGAAGCCATTGATGGATGGATGCCTCTTAAATCAAACATGTTCCAGAAATTAGAAAag ATTGGACAAGGTACATATAGCAGTGTTTACCGAGCACGTGATATTGAAAATGGTCAAATGGTCGCCCTAAAGAAGGTGCGATTTGACAATTTCCAACCAGATAGTGTCAGATTTATGGCCCGAGAAATTGCAATTCTCCGCAAACTTGACCATCCAAACATCATGAAGCTTGAAGGGATAATCACTTCTCGGTTATCATGTAGCATTTACCTTGTTTTTGAGTATATGGAACATGACTTATCTGGATTGTTATCATGTCCTGACATCAAATTTAGTGATTCACAG ATCAAATGCTACATGCAGCAGCTACTGAGCGGATTAGAGCACTGCCATTCACGAGGGATTATGCATCGGGATATTAAAGTTTCCAACATTTTGGTTAACAATGAAGGAATTCTGAAAATAGCAGATTTTGGTCTTGCAAATTTCCTTAGTTCAAGGCACAAGCAACCACTGACCAGTCGTGTGGTTACATTATGGTATCGACCTCCTGAACTTCTATTGGGATCAACAAGTTATGGGGTCACCGTGGATTTGTGGAGTGTTGGTTGCGTTTTTGCAGAACTCTTTTTCGGAAGGCCACTCCTGAAAGGGAGGACCGAG GTTGAGCAACTGCACAAAATCTTCAAACTCTGTGGTACCCCACCTGATGATTACTGGAAAAGGTCTAAACTTCCACTGGCTACAATGTTTAAGCCCAAGCAACCATATGACAGTACACTTCGAGATCGATGTAAAGAATTACCAAAAACTGCTGTAAACCTTATTGAAACACTTCTTTCAATAGATCCTCATAAACGTGGAACTGCTTCATCTGCTCTCAAATCTGAG TATTTCAATACAAAGCCTTATGCTTGTGACTCATCGAGCCTGCCTAAGTACCCACCGAACAAGGAAATTGATGCAAAGTTCCGGGAAGAAGCGCGAAG AAAGAGAGGCAGTTCCACAGTGCAAGCATcggaaacttcaagaaattcaagaaaaacccGGAGAGCTCTTCAAGAACCAAGCAATTTCTGCAAAGTGGTTCCAACAGAG GAAGTTGAAGCAAATGGTCATGGTTCTCATAGAAATCACGGTAGTAATGCCTATATTTCTAAAGGAAGACGAGCTACCGTCTCACGTATATCAATGAAACCATTGAACGACACAGTGTCAGAGACCTCGCAGATGACCCATGAGTCTCAAGGAGACAGCACTATTCTTTCTGTTCCTGTGCAAATGCCAGAATCGAGTGGTTTCGCATGggccaaaaaaggaaaacagGATTCTACAGCCACAAGATTATATCCACCTCCCAATTCAAGAAGTCAAAAGTTGAGTGCCTTCGATCCTTCTGGTGTACTGCACGCTGGGGTTACCTTCGACTCAAACATGCAAGATAATGATGACTTTTTAAGAAGGACCCACACTTTCAAGCATTCTAACCATAGGAAACATGGTCATCATGAACGCCCAGATTCGTTTGACTCGTCTGAACAGGAACTACCAATG GATTACGATGGCCAACAAGGAAGGGTTGGGTTCTCGGGGCCTTTGTTATGTCAGTCCCAGAAGTTTGATTCCAAGCAGGATAATCAAATTCGAAAAGCTGGTCATAGGTCCCGGTTCTATGGAG ATGTATAA
- the LOC132047894 gene encoding uncharacterized protein LOC132047894 yields the protein MGACVSTPAIPIKMRKRFPGRPRKYHGKNSKSVPKINSDGARVTDIAVSEFVHKTTTCRRSECSSSKVKVTQLQWSHSQIDANVLCQDDAWFDTVSIFESDSDDEFSSVHGGRVSQVRKSTIIRLSLRTSVEEEKSGFRKYLMTFHLVITSWCTKKISFASRAGLIVPRCTEEKPTAGSWSEIEPSTFKLRSNSFFTDKKKSPAPNVSPYTPIGVDLFLCPRKINHIAQHVELPSVKGDGKLPPLLIVNIQLPTYPAPMFIGDADGEGLSLVLYFKLSETLEKDISSQFQDSIKRFIDDDVEKVKGFAKDSIVPFRERLKIMVGVVNPEDLVSSSTERKLLNSYNEKPVLSRPQHRFYQGSNYFEIDLDIHRFSYIARRGLDAFRDRLQHGILDLGLTIQAQKPEELPEKVLACVRLNMIDFVDHGQIPTLMSIEEDECSY from the exons ATGGGTGCTTGTGTATCAACTCCAGCAATACCTATCAAAATGAGGAAGAGATTTCCTGGTCGCCCTAGAAAGTACCATGGAAAGAATTCAAAATCTGTTCCGAAAATAAACAGTGATGGAGCTCGGGTAACAGATATTGCTGTTAGTGAGTTTGTTCACAAAACCACAACCTGTAGAAGATCTGAATGCTCCAGTTCTAAAGTCAAGGTTACTCAGTTGCAGTGGAGCCATAGTCAAATTGATGCCAATG TTCTTTGCCAGGACGATGCATGGTTTGACACAGTCAGCATTTTTGAGTCTGACTCAGATGATGAATTCAGTAGTGTTCATGGAG GTCGAGTCTCTCAAGTAAGGAAATCAACAATTATAAGGCTCTCTCTGAGAACATctgttgaagaagaaaaaagtggATTTCGTAAGTACCTTATGACTTTCCATTTAGTCATAACCTCCTG GTGCACCAAGAAAATATCTTTTGCGTCAAGGGCTGGGCTCATTGTTCCTCGTTGTACAGAAGAAAAGCCAACTGCAGGAAGTTGGTCTGAGATTGAGCCCTCGACCTTTAAGCTCCGTAGCAATAGTTTTTTCAC AGATAAGAAAAAATCACCTGCTCCAAATGTGTCTCCGTATACTCCTATTGGAGTCGATTTATTTTTGTGCCCAAGAAAGATCAATCACATTGCACAACATGTTGAACTTCCTTCTGTAAAAGGAGATGGAAAATTACCTCCTCTACTAATTGTCAACATTCAG TTACCTACTTATCCTGCTCCAATGTTCATTGGTGATGCTGACGGCGAAGGGTTGAGCCttgtattatattttaaacTTTCTGAAACTTTAGAGAAAGACATCTCTTCGCAGTTCCAGGACAGCATCAAG AgatttattgatgatgatgtggaGAAGGTTAAAGGATTTGCAAAAGATTCAATAGTTCCTTTCAGAGAGAGGTTGAAAATAATGGTTGGGGTGGTTAATCCAGAAGATCTTGTTTCCAGTTCGACTGAAAGGAAGCTTTTGAATAGTTACAACGAGAAACCTGTGCTTTCCCGCCCTCAACACAGATTTTATCAG GGCTCAAATTACTTTGAGATTGATCTTGATATTCATCGATTCAGCTACATAGCAAGAAGGGGACTTGACGCTTTTAGAGATCGGTTACAGCATGGAATACTGGATCTTGGTCTAACAATCCAG GCACAAAAGCCGGAGGAGCTGCCAGAGAAAGTGCTTGCTTGTGTGAGATTGAACATGATTGATTTTGTTGACCATGGACAAATTCCAACTCTAATGAGCATTGAGGAAGATGAATGTTCATACTAA
- the LOC132047056 gene encoding protein IMPAIRED IN BABA-INDUCED STERILITY 1-like isoform X2, whose amino-acid sequence MGCVSSKQATSHSPVHDSSVTVDNVDHVLHIKAGFAPLEKIKEEPEKEGEDSVRRFSGKLRGSKKGNNAEKKASGFSIKFGRLTEGEHLAAGWPVWLTAVAGEAIDGWMPLKSNMFQKLEKIKCYMQQLLSGLEHCHSRGIMHRDIKVSNILVNNEGILKIADFGLANFLSSRHKQPLTSRVVTLWYRPPELLLGSTSYGVTVDLWSVGCVFAELFFGRPLLKGRTEVEQLHKIFKLCGTPPDDYWKRSKLPLATMFKPKQPYDSTLRDRCKELPKTAVNLIETLLSIDPHKRGTASSALKSEYFNTKPYACDSSSLPKYPPNKEIDAKFREEARRKRGSSTVQASETSRNSRKTRRALQEPSNFCKVVPTEEVEANGHGSHRNHGSNAYISKGRRATVSRISMKPLNDTVSETSQMTHESQGDSTILSVPVQMPESSGFAWAKKGKQDSTATRLYPPPNSRSQKLSAFDPSGVLHAGVTFDSNMQDNDDFLRRTHTFKHSNHRKHGHHERPDSFDSSEQELPMDYDGQQGRVGFSGPLLCQSQKFDSKQDNQIRKAGHRSRFYGDV is encoded by the exons ATGGGTTGCGTCAGCTCTAAGCAAGCCACGTCCCATTCCCCGGTCCACGATTCGTCGGTGACTGTTGACAATGTTGATCATGTTTTGCATATTAAAGCTGGTTTTGCCCCTTTGGAGAAGATCAAAGAGGAGCCTGAGAAAGAAGGCGAGGATTCTGTTCGTCGATTTTCAGGAAAATTGAGAGGTtctaaaaaaggaaataatgcTGAAAAAAAGGCGTCGGGTTTTAGTATTAAATTTGGGAGGTTAACTGAAGGTGAACATTTGGCTGCTGGATGGCCTGTTTGGCTGACTGCCGTTGCTGGTGAAGCCATTGATGGATGGATGCCTCTTAAATCAAACATGTTCCAGAAATTAGAAAag ATCAAATGCTACATGCAGCAGCTACTGAGCGGATTAGAGCACTGCCATTCACGAGGGATTATGCATCGGGATATTAAAGTTTCCAACATTTTGGTTAACAATGAAGGAATTCTGAAAATAGCAGATTTTGGTCTTGCAAATTTCCTTAGTTCAAGGCACAAGCAACCACTGACCAGTCGTGTGGTTACATTATGGTATCGACCTCCTGAACTTCTATTGGGATCAACAAGTTATGGGGTCACCGTGGATTTGTGGAGTGTTGGTTGCGTTTTTGCAGAACTCTTTTTCGGAAGGCCACTCCTGAAAGGGAGGACCGAG GTTGAGCAACTGCACAAAATCTTCAAACTCTGTGGTACCCCACCTGATGATTACTGGAAAAGGTCTAAACTTCCACTGGCTACAATGTTTAAGCCCAAGCAACCATATGACAGTACACTTCGAGATCGATGTAAAGAATTACCAAAAACTGCTGTAAACCTTATTGAAACACTTCTTTCAATAGATCCTCATAAACGTGGAACTGCTTCATCTGCTCTCAAATCTGAG TATTTCAATACAAAGCCTTATGCTTGTGACTCATCGAGCCTGCCTAAGTACCCACCGAACAAGGAAATTGATGCAAAGTTCCGGGAAGAAGCGCGAAG AAAGAGAGGCAGTTCCACAGTGCAAGCATcggaaacttcaagaaattcaagaaaaacccGGAGAGCTCTTCAAGAACCAAGCAATTTCTGCAAAGTGGTTCCAACAGAG GAAGTTGAAGCAAATGGTCATGGTTCTCATAGAAATCACGGTAGTAATGCCTATATTTCTAAAGGAAGACGAGCTACCGTCTCACGTATATCAATGAAACCATTGAACGACACAGTGTCAGAGACCTCGCAGATGACCCATGAGTCTCAAGGAGACAGCACTATTCTTTCTGTTCCTGTGCAAATGCCAGAATCGAGTGGTTTCGCATGggccaaaaaaggaaaacagGATTCTACAGCCACAAGATTATATCCACCTCCCAATTCAAGAAGTCAAAAGTTGAGTGCCTTCGATCCTTCTGGTGTACTGCACGCTGGGGTTACCTTCGACTCAAACATGCAAGATAATGATGACTTTTTAAGAAGGACCCACACTTTCAAGCATTCTAACCATAGGAAACATGGTCATCATGAACGCCCAGATTCGTTTGACTCGTCTGAACAGGAACTACCAATG GATTACGATGGCCAACAAGGAAGGGTTGGGTTCTCGGGGCCTTTGTTATGTCAGTCCCAGAAGTTTGATTCCAAGCAGGATAATCAAATTCGAAAAGCTGGTCATAGGTCCCGGTTCTATGGAG ATGTATAA